From the genome of Streptomyces sp. NBC_01341, one region includes:
- a CDS encoding dienelactone hydrolase family protein yields the protein MRFLSHSLSDGVSEQLFFLGDLPGVLWTREGAVGTRPLILMGHGGGQHKKAPDIVERARRFVCEGDFAVVAVDVPGHGDRPTDEVLDRIATANRARIDAGEEPAPLVAGFQALVARRTVPEWREVLDAVQRLDHVGAGPVGYWGVSLGCGLGVPFVAAEPRVRAAVLGLGGLSVPGDDTASRITVPVDFLLQWDDERVPRADGLALFDALASVDKTLHANPGKHAEIPELEPADALRFFSRHLR from the coding sequence ATGCGCTTCCTCTCTCATTCCCTGTCCGACGGTGTTTCCGAGCAGCTCTTCTTCCTCGGTGACCTTCCCGGTGTGCTGTGGACACGCGAGGGTGCTGTCGGCACCCGCCCCCTGATCCTCATGGGACACGGCGGTGGTCAGCACAAGAAGGCTCCCGACATCGTGGAGAGGGCCCGCCGCTTCGTGTGCGAGGGCGACTTCGCAGTGGTCGCGGTCGACGTGCCCGGGCACGGCGACCGGCCGACGGACGAAGTGCTCGACCGGATCGCGACGGCGAACCGGGCGCGCATCGACGCGGGCGAAGAGCCGGCTCCGCTCGTCGCAGGTTTCCAGGCGCTGGTGGCCCGCCGAACCGTACCCGAGTGGCGGGAGGTTCTGGACGCGGTCCAGCGGCTGGATCACGTGGGCGCCGGTCCCGTCGGTTACTGGGGCGTGTCGTTGGGCTGCGGACTCGGCGTGCCTTTCGTCGCCGCCGAGCCCCGCGTCCGGGCTGCGGTACTCGGCCTCGGCGGACTGTCGGTCCCGGGGGACGACACTGCCTCCCGGATCACCGTTCCCGTCGACTTCCTTCTGCAGTGGGACGACGAGCGGGTGCCGCGGGCGGACGGCTTGGCCCTGTTCGATGCCTTGGCCTCGGTCGACAAGACGCTGCACGCCAATCCCGGCAAGCACGCCGAGATCCCGGAACTCGAGCCGGCCGACGCACTGAGATTCTTCTCCCGGCACCTCCGCTGA
- a CDS encoding GNAT family N-acetyltransferase, which yields MWTDPDVRRYLGGPVSGAALSTREEACVGHFGAFGVVRSTDRAVLGLVSVEPRSRWQGRTEVSYQLLPAHWGRGYGREAVGAVVAWALGEADFEPAGVVAVTQEANHRSRRLLESVGMSLIDHVVEWDARQVVYALDRASTQADLPAVRSGTAGRLTSRFDPDVRIGHGRIVALENHHSDQGDDRRDDEEDAEGGV from the coding sequence GTGTGGACCGATCCCGACGTGCGCCGCTACCTGGGCGGGCCTGTGAGCGGGGCGGCGCTGAGCACCCGCGAGGAGGCGTGCGTCGGGCATTTCGGTGCTTTCGGCGTCGTCCGCAGCACGGACCGGGCTGTGCTCGGCCTGGTCTCCGTCGAACCCCGCTCCCGTTGGCAGGGACGCACCGAGGTGTCGTACCAACTACTGCCCGCACACTGGGGCCGGGGATACGGCAGAGAAGCAGTCGGAGCGGTAGTGGCCTGGGCTCTTGGTGAAGCTGATTTCGAGCCTGCGGGTGTGGTGGCGGTCACCCAGGAGGCGAATCACCGTTCGCGTCGCCTGCTCGAATCCGTGGGCATGAGCTTGATCGACCACGTTGTCGAGTGGGACGCGCGGCAAGTCGTGTACGCCCTGGACCGCGCAAGTACACAGGCCGACCTGCCCGCTGTCAGGTCCGGCACGGCGGGGCGCCTCACATCACGGTTCGATCCAGATGTCCGGATCGGACACGGCCGCATCGTAGCCCTGGAGAATCACCACTCCGATCAAGGCGATGACCGCCGTGACGACGAGGAAGACGCAGAAGGCGGCGTGTAG
- a CDS encoding iron ABC transporter permease, whose protein sequence is MAVIENTAVGRDRTAAATTGAVAVAAALALLVVVLAAVDITQGTADVGAAEVWHALTGTAEAGDASVVVASRLPRMVAAVLVGVALGMSGAALQAVSRNVLASPDTLAVNAGSYLALGVVAATGTTLPLLASSGAAFVGGLAATAVVLGLSGLGKGTVRLVLAGSALALGLNAVTEALLLLFPQQTEGLYRWGQGGVGQNGFDGVAQMAPVIAVAFVGLLLVARRVDALALGDDAARGLGVPVRGTRITTVVLATLLAAAAVTLAGPIGFVGLCAPALVRPLPRRFRGLSRSRVSLPVTGLVGAVLVLGSDVLLRAVVPADLAVEVPTGVVTTVVGGVFLVVMALRTRDTAGADAPDRLRIPGSTAFLTTVVVLGVVLAGVTVGAVLLGDSKLLLGDVVNWAQGHSGRVVTYVLDTRVPRVTAALLAGAGLALSGTLVQAVTRNPLAEPGVLGVSGGAGLGAVLLVTSVQAPGSWAIAAAAFGGAAVASSIVFGLAARGGFGQNRLVLLGVGVSAAAAALISLVIVLSDPFDTTRALTWLSGSTYGRTMPDTVPVALVLAVGVVVAVTRRRELDLVALDEDTPRLLGLGLTRARLGFLVLAVLLGATSVAAAGTIGFVGLVAPHAARALVGRRHVRVVPVALLLGALLVCLADLVGRTVIAPAQLGAGLMTAVIGTPYFFYLLVRTRR, encoded by the coding sequence GTGGCCGTCATCGAGAACACCGCGGTCGGCCGTGACCGCACCGCCGCGGCCACGACGGGCGCGGTCGCGGTGGCGGCCGCGCTCGCCCTGCTGGTCGTGGTGCTCGCCGCGGTGGACATCACCCAGGGGACCGCCGACGTGGGCGCGGCGGAGGTCTGGCACGCACTCACCGGCACCGCCGAGGCGGGGGACGCCTCCGTCGTCGTCGCGTCCCGGCTGCCGAGGATGGTCGCGGCCGTCCTCGTCGGAGTGGCGCTCGGCATGTCAGGCGCCGCCCTCCAGGCGGTCAGCCGGAACGTGCTCGCGTCACCGGACACCCTCGCGGTCAACGCCGGTTCGTACCTGGCGCTGGGCGTCGTCGCCGCCACCGGGACGACGCTGCCGCTCCTCGCCTCCTCGGGCGCCGCGTTCGTCGGGGGACTCGCGGCCACAGCCGTCGTGCTCGGACTGTCCGGGCTCGGCAAGGGCACCGTCCGCCTGGTCCTCGCCGGCAGCGCGCTCGCCCTGGGGCTCAACGCGGTGACCGAGGCGCTGCTCCTCCTGTTCCCCCAGCAGACCGAGGGCCTCTACAGGTGGGGGCAAGGGGGCGTCGGACAGAACGGGTTCGACGGAGTCGCACAGATGGCCCCGGTCATTGCCGTCGCCTTCGTCGGGCTGCTGCTCGTCGCCCGCCGCGTCGACGCCCTGGCCCTCGGCGACGACGCGGCCCGGGGACTCGGCGTACCCGTGAGGGGCACCCGGATCACCACCGTCGTGCTCGCCACCCTGCTCGCAGCGGCGGCGGTGACCCTCGCGGGCCCGATCGGCTTCGTCGGCCTGTGCGCTCCGGCGCTCGTGCGGCCCCTGCCCCGTCGGTTCCGGGGGCTCTCGCGCTCCCGGGTGAGTCTGCCGGTCACCGGGCTCGTCGGTGCGGTGCTCGTGCTCGGCTCGGACGTCCTGCTGCGTGCCGTGGTCCCGGCGGACCTGGCGGTGGAGGTTCCTACCGGAGTCGTCACGACCGTGGTGGGTGGGGTGTTCCTCGTCGTGATGGCACTCCGTACCCGTGACACGGCCGGCGCGGACGCCCCCGACCGGCTCCGGATACCGGGCAGTACGGCGTTCCTGACCACCGTGGTCGTGCTCGGCGTCGTGCTGGCCGGCGTGACCGTCGGGGCAGTGCTGCTCGGCGACTCGAAGCTCCTGCTCGGCGATGTCGTGAACTGGGCGCAAGGACACTCCGGACGGGTCGTCACCTATGTACTCGACACCCGCGTGCCCCGGGTGACCGCCGCGCTCCTCGCGGGTGCGGGGCTGGCCCTGTCCGGCACGCTCGTGCAGGCCGTGACGCGTAACCCGCTCGCGGAGCCGGGTGTCCTCGGCGTCTCCGGAGGCGCGGGTCTGGGCGCCGTACTGCTCGTCACGAGCGTGCAGGCCCCCGGCTCGTGGGCGATCGCCGCGGCCGCGTTCGGCGGGGCGGCCGTAGCATCGTCGATCGTCTTCGGACTGGCCGCGCGCGGTGGTTTCGGTCAGAACAGGCTGGTCCTGCTCGGTGTCGGGGTGTCGGCCGCGGCTGCGGCACTGATCAGCCTGGTCATCGTGCTGAGCGACCCGTTCGACACGACGCGGGCACTCACCTGGCTGTCCGGATCGACGTACGGACGGACCATGCCGGATACCGTCCCGGTCGCCCTGGTCCTCGCCGTCGGCGTGGTCGTGGCCGTAACGCGCCGCAGGGAGCTGGATCTCGTCGCGCTCGACGAGGACACGCCGAGGCTCCTCGGCCTCGGTCTCACCCGGGCGCGTCTCGGCTTCCTCGTGCTGGCGGTGCTGCTCGGCGCCACCTCGGTGGCGGCGGCCGGCACGATCGGGTTCGTCGGGCTCGTCGCCCCGCACGCGGCACGCGCCCTCGTCGGACGGCGGCACGTGCGGGTGGTCCCGGTCGCGCTCCTGCTCGGGGCCCTGCTGGTCTGCCTCGCGGATCTCGTCGGCCGTACGGTGATCGCTCCGGCCCAGCTCGGGGCGGGCCTGATGACCGCCGTCATCGGAACCCCGTACTTCTTCTACCTGCTGGTCCGCACACGGCGCTGA
- a CDS encoding nuclear transport factor 2 family protein, which produces MADDEGEQAVRAAIEGELRLLDPEVRASPHLVTQLLDPEFAEIGASGRRWDAASVLAVTGDGSVNSRHPVDVSAMTGAVLAPGVVHLTYRTDHDGRRAWRSSLWRRAETGWRMYFHQGTPAS; this is translated from the coding sequence ATGGCGGACGACGAGGGTGAGCAAGCGGTTCGGGCGGCGATCGAAGGGGAGCTTCGGCTGCTGGATCCCGAGGTGCGGGCTTCGCCGCACCTCGTCACGCAGCTTCTCGACCCGGAGTTCGCCGAGATCGGAGCGTCCGGCAGGCGTTGGGACGCCGCATCGGTTCTTGCCGTGACCGGCGACGGATCGGTGAATTCCCGGCATCCGGTCGACGTCAGTGCCATGACCGGAGCCGTGCTCGCTCCGGGCGTCGTCCACCTGACGTACCGCACCGACCACGACGGGCGCCGGGCGTGGCGCAGTTCGTTGTGGCGGAGGGCGGAGACCGGCTGGCGCATGTACTTCCACCAGGGGACCCCGGCGAGCTGA
- a CDS encoding glycerophosphodiester phosphodiesterase family protein — MSLRHTATVLALLPAFAVPAVAQADTLHHDHKPPRGASFDLQAHRGGLGLTTEESLEGFGKAIRLGVSTLELDTQITKDQKVVVNHDRQISAQKCQDTGPVTPGDPMYPYVRKYIKDLTLEQIKSMDCGYQQLPGFPEQEQIKGFRMVELKDVLNLVKHYRAKHIKLNIETKVEAGAPEQTAPRELFVRRVFEEIHRSGIEKQVTVQSFDWGALKAMHKLAPRYPLVALTNYDFLQVGKPGASPWLGGIDADDYDGDFVKAAASISGVTALSPNYGFPQNGTIADPDFRFYPDKKMISDAHRRGLKVIPWTCDDPATIEALMDMGIDGLITDYPNRVRDIMADRGMRLPKAYPAPRH; from the coding sequence ATGTCCCTGAGGCACACAGCGACCGTCCTGGCCCTTCTTCCCGCATTCGCCGTCCCGGCGGTTGCCCAGGCCGACACGCTCCACCACGACCACAAACCGCCTCGCGGAGCCTCATTCGACCTCCAAGCCCACCGAGGCGGCCTCGGGCTGACCACCGAGGAGTCCCTCGAAGGCTTCGGGAAGGCGATACGCCTGGGGGTCAGCACCCTGGAGCTGGACACCCAGATCACCAAGGACCAGAAGGTCGTCGTGAACCACGACCGTCAGATCAGTGCCCAGAAGTGCCAGGACACCGGTCCGGTCACCCCGGGCGACCCCATGTACCCGTACGTCCGCAAGTACATCAAGGACCTGACGCTCGAGCAGATCAAGAGCATGGACTGCGGTTACCAGCAACTGCCCGGCTTCCCCGAGCAGGAGCAGATCAAGGGCTTCCGCATGGTGGAGCTCAAGGACGTGCTCAACCTGGTCAAGCACTACCGCGCGAAGCACATCAAGCTGAACATCGAGACGAAGGTGGAGGCCGGGGCGCCCGAGCAGACCGCGCCCCGCGAGCTGTTCGTGCGACGTGTCTTCGAGGAGATCCACCGCTCGGGCATCGAGAAGCAGGTCACCGTCCAGTCCTTCGACTGGGGGGCGCTGAAGGCGATGCACAAGCTCGCGCCCCGCTACCCCCTGGTCGCCCTGACGAACTACGACTTCCTGCAGGTGGGCAAGCCCGGAGCGTCACCCTGGCTCGGTGGCATCGACGCCGACGACTACGACGGCGACTTCGTGAAGGCGGCCGCATCGATCAGCGGCGTCACCGCACTGTCCCCGAACTACGGCTTCCCCCAGAACGGCACCATCGCGGATCCGGACTTCCGGTTCTACCCGGACAAGAAGATGATCTCCGACGCTCACCGGCGCGGCCTCAAGGTCATCCCGTGGACGTGTGACGACCCCGCCACGATCGAGGCACTCATGGACATGGGCATCGACGGGCTCATCACCGACTACCCGAACCGTGTACGGGACATCATGGCCGACCGTGGCATGCGCCTCCCCAAGGCGTACCCGGCGCCGCGCCACTGA
- a CDS encoding ABC transporter ATP-binding protein: MRAGESTSGATHALMDGGMPLTRGHGLSADGVTVAYGEVDVVHGAAIALRPAEVTVLVGPNGSGKSTLLRTLARLQSVRSGSLTVDPDTDEAADGFALNAREFARCVALLTQSRSTPGGLTVRDVVDFGRYPYRGRWGRPDPRGTAAVDRALGLTGVEELAGRGVDQLSGGQLQRVWLASCLAQETGVLLLDEPTTYLDLRYQVELLDLIRDLADDHGIAVGVVLHDLDQAAAVADRVALLNAGRIVADGTPEDVFTPELLSDVYGIRIDVGTDPSTGRLRTRAIGRHHSRSERPSTSR, translated from the coding sequence ATGAGAGCTGGTGAGAGCACTTCTGGTGCTACGCATGCCCTGATGGACGGGGGTATGCCGCTGACGCGTGGGCACGGTCTGTCCGCCGACGGGGTGACCGTGGCCTACGGAGAGGTCGATGTCGTCCACGGGGCGGCCATAGCCCTGCGGCCTGCCGAGGTGACCGTCCTCGTCGGGCCCAACGGCAGCGGGAAGTCCACGCTGCTGAGGACGCTCGCCCGCCTGCAGAGCGTTCGCTCCGGCTCGCTCACCGTCGACCCGGACACGGACGAGGCGGCGGACGGCTTCGCCCTGAACGCCCGCGAGTTCGCGCGATGCGTCGCGCTCCTGACCCAGTCCCGGTCCACGCCGGGCGGGCTCACGGTCCGGGACGTCGTCGACTTCGGCCGCTACCCGTACCGGGGCCGGTGGGGGCGTCCCGACCCCCGCGGGACCGCTGCGGTCGACCGTGCGCTCGGACTGACCGGCGTCGAGGAGTTGGCGGGGCGTGGCGTCGATCAGCTCTCCGGCGGACAGCTCCAGCGCGTGTGGCTCGCGAGCTGTCTCGCCCAGGAGACGGGTGTCCTCCTCCTGGACGAACCCACCACCTACCTCGATCTCCGCTATCAGGTCGAACTCCTCGACCTGATACGCGATCTCGCCGACGACCACGGAATCGCCGTCGGCGTCGTCCTCCACGACCTCGACCAGGCGGCCGCGGTCGCCGACCGTGTCGCGCTGCTGAACGCGGGGCGCATCGTCGCCGACGGAACCCCCGAAGACGTGTTCACGCCGGAACTGCTCTCGGATGTCTACGGCATCCGCATCGACGTCGGCACCGATCCGTCGACCGGCCGCCTGCGCACCCGCGCGATCGGCCGTCACCACTCCAGATCCGAAAGGCCCAGCACCTCCCGATGA
- a CDS encoding iron-siderophore ABC transporter substrate-binding protein: MRRNLLATAAVAVAALSLAACGTTEPSSDTPAAADKPAGKITLTDHTGVKVTLDGPAKKVVATEWNVIEDLVALGVAPVGVADVKGYTAWNTAAPLTGDPKDIGTRGEPSIDTVAALAPDLVVATTDLSPAVVKQLRKVAPVLEVTAADAADQIGTMNDSIDLIAKATGTETKAAGLKKDFEASVAEGKKALEDAGLGGAKIASADGYVQANQVSVRAYTGGSLLGAVNERLGLKNAWTVEGDKDYGLATTDVEGLTGLGDVQFTYVANDADGDAFSGLAKNAVWKSLPFVKNGNVHRLPDGVWMFGGPRSMEAYIDSLVDALTKK, encoded by the coding sequence ATGAGACGCAACCTTCTCGCCACGGCCGCCGTCGCCGTCGCCGCACTTTCCCTGGCCGCCTGCGGGACCACCGAGCCGTCCTCGGACACCCCCGCCGCAGCGGACAAGCCGGCCGGGAAGATCACCCTCACCGACCACACCGGCGTGAAGGTGACCCTCGACGGCCCCGCCAAGAAGGTCGTCGCGACCGAGTGGAACGTGATCGAGGACCTGGTCGCCCTCGGCGTGGCCCCCGTCGGAGTCGCCGACGTGAAGGGCTACACCGCTTGGAACACCGCCGCCCCGCTCACCGGTGACCCCAAGGACATCGGGACCCGCGGCGAGCCGAGTATCGACACCGTCGCAGCCCTCGCGCCGGACCTCGTGGTGGCCACCACCGACCTCTCGCCCGCCGTCGTGAAGCAACTCCGCAAAGTCGCACCCGTCCTGGAGGTGACCGCAGCCGACGCCGCCGACCAGATCGGCACGATGAACGACAGCATCGACCTCATCGCGAAGGCCACCGGCACGGAGACAAAGGCCGCCGGCCTCAAGAAGGACTTCGAGGCGAGCGTCGCCGAGGGCAAGAAGGCCCTCGAGGACGCCGGCCTCGGCGGCGCGAAGATCGCGTCGGCCGACGGCTACGTCCAGGCGAACCAGGTGTCCGTCCGCGCCTACACCGGCGGCTCCCTCCTCGGCGCCGTCAACGAGCGGCTCGGCCTGAAGAACGCCTGGACCGTCGAGGGGGACAAGGACTACGGCCTCGCCACCACTGACGTCGAAGGTCTCACCGGCCTCGGTGACGTCCAGTTCACGTACGTCGCGAACGACGCCGACGGCGACGCGTTCAGCGGCCTGGCGAAGAACGCCGTGTGGAAGTCGCTTCCCTTCGTGAAGAACGGCAACGTGCACCGGCTGCCCGACGGCGTCTGGATGTTCGGCGGCCCCCGCTCGATGGAGGCGTACATCGACTCCCTCGTCGACGCCCTGACGAAGAAGTAG
- a CDS encoding ArsR/SmtB family transcription factor: MAEDVFRALADPTRRHILDGLAERGGQTLFEICARLVSGHGLELSRQAVSQHLAVLESAGLVRSRREGRYKFHDLNTEPLEHILNRWLRPDTTESAP, from the coding sequence GTGGCGGAGGATGTTTTCAGGGCTCTGGCCGACCCGACCCGTCGGCACATCCTCGACGGGCTGGCGGAGCGGGGTGGTCAGACCCTGTTCGAGATCTGCGCACGACTGGTGTCCGGACACGGGCTGGAGCTGTCACGCCAGGCAGTCAGCCAGCATCTGGCCGTGCTGGAATCGGCGGGCCTGGTCCGTTCGCGGCGCGAGGGCCGCTACAAGTTCCACGACCTGAACACCGAACCCCTTGAGCACATCCTGAACCGATGGCTCCGACCCGATACGACGGAGAGCGCCCCATGA
- a CDS encoding spore-associated protein gives MGIRRNIATAGAVTALVVGATTAFSATASAAPNVTPQGVCGSAYKTVNSVPVGSLGTVYLTYNSTNGKNCVATIRTSPGKVKAMSTYIYVPATDEYAGDNGNYTSYAGPARVYGKGYCVSWGGSIDNVYVSVENSNCASLKERRTVEVR, from the coding sequence ATGGGAATCAGGCGCAATATCGCGACTGCCGGAGCGGTGACCGCACTGGTGGTGGGGGCCACGACCGCGTTCAGCGCGACCGCCTCCGCAGCGCCCAACGTCACGCCGCAGGGTGTCTGCGGCAGTGCCTACAAGACCGTCAACTCCGTGCCCGTCGGTTCGCTCGGGACCGTCTACCTGACGTACAACTCCACGAACGGCAAGAACTGCGTCGCGACCATCCGGACGAGCCCCGGCAAGGTCAAGGCCATGTCCACGTACATCTACGTCCCCGCCACCGACGAGTACGCCGGGGACAACGGGAACTACACGTCGTACGCCGGCCCCGCCCGCGTCTACGGCAAGGGCTACTGCGTGAGCTGGGGCGGCAGCATCGACAACGTGTACGTGTCGGTGGAGAACTCCAACTGCGCTTCCCTGAAGGAGCGCCGGACCGTCGAGGTCCGCTGA
- a CDS encoding GNAT family N-acetyltransferase, whose protein sequence is MASFEVTTASVAGMSRFTDWAEDEGWNPGLSDALLLHSADPRGFFLGQLDGEPVASVSAVRYGPDFGFLGFYIARPAVRGQGYGIRMWHAAMDHLAGRNVGLDGVVEQQENYRRSGFRRVWTHVRHAGVPTGAGVAPGVRLTDGREVPFGLLADYDRRFFPADRQAFLSQWIGHRSHTSVAAVRDGKLEGFAVMRPAVAGSRIGPLYASSQDIASSLVHELAGRTPGDPVALDVPDINSASMKLMERLGLEATFECARMYTGPTPDVDTGGMFAATTIELG, encoded by the coding sequence TTGGCGTCGTTCGAGGTGACCACAGCAAGTGTCGCGGGCATGTCCAGGTTCACCGACTGGGCGGAGGACGAGGGATGGAACCCGGGGCTTTCCGATGCCCTGCTCCTCCACTCCGCGGACCCCCGGGGGTTCTTCCTCGGGCAGCTCGACGGCGAACCCGTGGCCTCTGTCTCCGCCGTGCGATACGGCCCGGACTTCGGCTTCCTCGGGTTCTACATCGCCCGCCCCGCAGTCCGCGGGCAGGGGTACGGCATCCGCATGTGGCACGCCGCGATGGACCACCTCGCCGGCCGGAACGTCGGCCTCGACGGAGTGGTGGAGCAGCAGGAGAACTACCGCAGGTCCGGCTTCCGGCGGGTGTGGACCCATGTGCGCCATGCGGGCGTGCCGACCGGCGCCGGGGTGGCGCCGGGCGTCCGGCTGACGGACGGACGTGAGGTGCCCTTCGGGCTGCTCGCGGACTACGACCGGCGCTTCTTCCCCGCGGACCGCCAGGCGTTCCTCTCCCAGTGGATCGGCCACCGCTCACACACCTCGGTGGCCGCGGTGCGTGACGGGAAGCTGGAGGGATTCGCCGTCATGCGGCCGGCCGTGGCCGGATCGCGCATCGGCCCGCTCTACGCCTCGTCGCAGGACATCGCGTCCTCCCTCGTCCACGAACTCGCCGGCCGGACGCCCGGCGACCCGGTGGCTCTCGACGTGCCCGACATCAACTCGGCTTCCATGAAGCTGATGGAGCGCCTCGGGCTGGAGGCCACCTTCGAGTGCGCCCGTATGTACACGGGGCCCACCCCGGACGTCGACACCGGCGGGATGTTCGCCGCGACGACGATCGAACTCGGCTGA
- a CDS encoding amidohydrolase: MTDSARTVLAGLDRIRDDIEDLYKDLHRNPELGLEEHRTARKAADLLRGLGCRVVEGIGGTGVVGVLTNGDGPTVMVRADMDALPVREQTGLPYASTVTVAGRDGTEQPVMHACGHDVHIASLIGCVRLLAESTGAWKGTFVALLQPSEERGDGADAMVADGLTAKAPRPDVVLAQHVLPYPAGYVGTRAGSFMSAADSLRITVHGRGGHGAMPQTAVDPVVMAAMIVVRLQTIVSREIAALTPVVVTVGSIHAGTGPNIIPDRAVIQVNVRTYDDHTRTHVLQAIERIVTAECQASGAPKPPEIEKIVSFPPTVNDAETTRRVAEVFAEHFGSDAHTIDLQTASEDMSKIPDAFGVPFTYWGIGGGDPEPHGGDGADGTTAAPGPVNHSPHFAPVLQPTLDTGVSALVVASLAWLAV; the protein is encoded by the coding sequence ATGACCGACAGCGCCCGCACCGTGCTGGCAGGCCTCGACCGCATCCGCGACGACATCGAGGATCTCTACAAGGATCTCCACCGAAACCCCGAGCTGGGTCTGGAGGAGCACCGTACGGCGCGAAAGGCGGCTGACCTTCTGCGCGGCCTCGGTTGCCGGGTCGTGGAGGGCATCGGCGGTACCGGTGTGGTCGGGGTCCTGACCAACGGTGACGGCCCGACGGTCATGGTCCGGGCCGACATGGACGCGCTGCCCGTCCGGGAGCAGACCGGGCTGCCCTACGCATCCACCGTGACGGTGGCCGGGCGGGACGGCACGGAGCAGCCGGTGATGCATGCCTGCGGGCACGACGTCCACATCGCCTCGCTGATCGGCTGTGTGCGCCTGCTGGCCGAGTCCACGGGCGCCTGGAAGGGCACGTTCGTGGCGCTTCTCCAGCCCTCCGAGGAACGGGGCGACGGCGCCGACGCGATGGTCGCGGACGGCCTCACGGCCAAGGCGCCACGCCCCGACGTGGTGCTCGCCCAGCACGTCCTGCCCTATCCGGCAGGTTATGTCGGCACCCGGGCCGGATCGTTCATGTCCGCCGCGGACAGTCTGCGGATCACCGTCCATGGCCGGGGAGGACACGGCGCCATGCCGCAGACCGCGGTCGATCCCGTGGTGATGGCCGCGATGATCGTCGTGCGACTCCAGACGATCGTCTCCCGGGAGATCGCGGCGCTCACCCCGGTGGTGGTCACGGTGGGCAGCATCCACGCCGGGACCGGCCCCAACATTATCCCTGACCGTGCGGTCATCCAGGTCAACGTGCGCACGTACGACGACCACACCCGCACCCACGTGCTGCAGGCCATCGAGCGCATCGTCACGGCCGAGTGCCAGGCCTCCGGGGCACCGAAGCCACCCGAGATCGAGAAGATCGTCTCCTTTCCCCCCACGGTCAACGACGCCGAGACGACCCGGCGCGTCGCCGAGGTGTTCGCCGAGCACTTCGGCTCCGACGCGCACACCATCGACCTCCAGACCGCGAGTGAGGACATGAGCAAGATCCCCGACGCGTTCGGTGTCCCGTTCACCTATTGGGGCATCGGCGGTGGCGACCCGGAACCGCACGGGGGCGACGGGGCGGACGGCACGACCGCCGCCCCGGGTCCGGTCAACCACAGCCCGCACTTCGCCCCGGTCCTCCAGCCCACCCTGGACACCGGTGTGAGCGCGCTCGTGGTCGCTTCGCTCGCCTGGCTGGCGGTCTGA
- a CDS encoding LLM class F420-dependent oxidoreductase — protein sequence MTSETRTAFGRVGIWSGALHGSRTDESGRRAIADAVAELEDLGYGTLWIGGSPSPDDAAALVSATSKVTVATGILSIWDHTAEEAAAGIEALDPAVRRRFVLGLGVSHGPMVPQYAKPYSAMVSYLDALDAAGPAVDSGRRVLAALGPKMLKLAADRALGAHPYLVTAEHTAEARQALGPDALLAPELSVVLDTDIERARTTARTMLAMYLQLPNYTDNLLRLGFAESDFEGGGSVRLLDALFALGDAGQVRARAREYYDAGADHIAFQVLTADEGGSGLPMREWRELASVFADEL from the coding sequence ATGACTTCTGAGACGCGCACGGCATTCGGACGGGTCGGCATCTGGAGCGGCGCCCTGCACGGGTCGCGGACCGACGAATCGGGCAGGCGGGCGATCGCGGATGCGGTGGCCGAACTCGAGGATCTGGGGTACGGCACCCTGTGGATCGGGGGCAGTCCCTCCCCCGACGACGCGGCCGCCCTCGTCTCCGCCACCTCCAAGGTCACGGTGGCCACAGGCATCCTGAGCATCTGGGACCACACGGCGGAGGAGGCGGCGGCCGGCATCGAGGCGCTCGACCCGGCAGTGCGACGCCGGTTCGTCCTCGGCCTGGGCGTCAGCCACGGCCCCATGGTGCCGCAGTACGCGAAGCCGTACAGCGCCATGGTGTCCTACCTCGACGCACTCGACGCGGCAGGCCCGGCTGTCGACTCCGGGCGGCGGGTTCTGGCAGCGCTCGGCCCGAAGATGCTGAAGCTCGCGGCCGACCGCGCTCTCGGCGCACACCCGTATCTCGTCACTGCCGAGCACACCGCGGAGGCACGCCAGGCACTGGGGCCCGACGCGTTGCTCGCCCCGGAGTTGTCGGTCGTACTCGACACGGACATCGAGCGAGCCCGTACGACCGCGAGGACCATGCTGGCGATGTACCTCCAGCTCCCGAACTACACCGACAACCTGCTGCGCCTGGGCTTCGCGGAGAGCGACTTCGAGGGCGGCGGGAGCGTCCGTCTGCTCGACGCCCTCTTCGCCCTGGGAGACGCCGGACAGGTGCGGGCCCGTGCGAGGGAGTACTACGACGCGGGTGCGGACCACATCGCGTTCCAGGTGCTGACCGCCGACGAGGGCGGCTCCGGTCTGCCGATGCGCGAATGGCGCGAACTGGCCTCCGTGTTCGCCGACGAGCTTTAG